From one Liolophura sinensis isolate JHLJ2023 chromosome 10, CUHK_Ljap_v2, whole genome shotgun sequence genomic stretch:
- the LOC135476836 gene encoding uncharacterized protein LOC135476836 — protein sequence MTMETKSMFKSLTRRSSISEREKRSKKSNKKRKKSKRGILSESDKLANGPQEVTQGGFDTDRGKEAVSLSHATIDPQQHPKVSPLSSPNGVSGSLSPTESPSVNTDLSESTISLISTNGNSQTDIREQTPTLTSYSSNAVVFTESLSVCNVKSKTQAAQTGRSRSVAAKPQQRCLGSNGIRKTSTFNKSKSSNAFLQNTKSCAKLKTLKDSEAKMDAEPVDKTSEKSEALRWEFSVEDLDKEEERINMYKINRRKRYLAAAQAKGLAWASEYNETGNPASLQKDITYANETGEITVQQCASGFISVQSLVPATVHTVEKKIFVDC from the exons ATGACAATGGAAACGAAGTCGATGTTCAAGTCATTAACGAGACGATCAAGTATATCTGAAAGAGAAAAACGCagtaaaaaatcaaataagaaaCGTAAAAAGAGCAAACGAGGTATTCTGAGTGAGTCTGATAAGCTGGCAAATGGCCCACAAGAAGTCACACAAGGTGGATTTGATACCGACAGAGGAAAGGAAGCCGTCAGTCTCAGTCATGCAACCATTG ATCCGCAGCAGCATCCTAAAGTCAGCCCTCTCTCATCCCCCAATGGCGTGTCAGGGAGTTTGTCCCCAACAGAGTCACCTAGTGTCAATACAGATCTATCAGAGTCCACTATCAGCTTAATTTCAACAAATGGTAACAGTCAGACGGACATTCGGGAACAGACTCCCACATTAACAAGCTACTCCAGCAATGCAGTCGTTTTCACAGAATCTCTCTCTGTGTGTAATGTGAAAAGCAAAACTCAGGCTGCCCAAACTGGTCGCTCTCGAAGTGTGGCTGCCAAACCTCAACAGCGATGTCTTGGCTCAAATGGCATCCGGAAAACGTCAACATTTAACAAATCCAAATCCTCAAATGCTTTTCTTCAAAACACCAAATCTTGTGCAAAACTGAAGACTTTGAAAGACTCAGAGGCTAAAATGGATGCTGAGCCAGTGGataaaacaagtgaaaaatcaGAAGCTTTGCGCTGGGAGTTCAGTGTGGAAGACCTGGATAAAGAAGAAGAAAggataaacatgtataaaataaatcgCCGTAAGAGATACCTGGCAGCAGCTCAGGCAAAGGGACTTGCTTGGGCCTCAGAATACAATGAAACTGGAAATCCAGCAAGCTTACAGAAAGACATAACTTATGCCAATGagacaggggagataactgtccAACAGTGTGCTTCAGGATTTATCTCGGTTCAGTCCCTTGTTCCAGCGACCGTTCACACCGTTGAGAAGAAGATATTTGTGGATTGTTAA
- the LOC135476935 gene encoding exonuclease V-like: protein MEGQEAASTSNHFLIPEEKGQVCCDEWGDSQDDFLVKVLEDSESAGTQRKDECGEGISNTSFEKSTFGNEIKHKCALSGHQDSATSDSQLEPLQAFRHGYLWVSDFSSQAWCEQKLHYSYTAPALVQETPAMTQGSTLHLARELAAHDKVDVNVTSNEDIWAIKVINLLMSAQGFLNGQALAREVPVFGAPFGLDIFIVGLIDELRFDLDQYTVDLSDLKTRTSSHMPSRSQEAQHRLQVMLYKKLFDDLVQGKVAKDLIAKHLRLRLDSQFGEGIMTHLKSAGIECNTLSELLDFTYRRLQSCTCVNKLSIEYVFQDTGETLGRKEILYDEDDLRQKFVESIDYWMGRRPPKGVEIEEAWKCHRCEFVDICEWHQRKTEECVERNRKNACV from the exons ATGGAGGGCCAGGAAGCAGCCTCAACCTCCAATCATTTTCTAATACCCGAAGAGAAGGGTCAGGTGTGTTGCGATGAATGGGGTGATTCTCAAGATGATTTTCTTGTAAAGGTCCTAGAAGACTCAGAGTCAG CAGGTACCCAGAGAAAGGATGAATGTGGTGAAGGCATTAGCAACACTTCCTTTGAAAAGTCTACATTTGGAAATGAGATCAAACATAAATGTGCGTTATCTGGGCACCAGGATTCTGCCACGAGTGACTCTCAACTAGAACCATTACAAGCATTCAGACATGGCTACCTGTGGGTGTCTGACTTCTCATCACAGGCCTGGTGTGAACAGAAGTTGCATTACTCATATACAGCCCCAGCCCTGGTGCAGGAGACACCTGCCATGACCCAGGGATCCACCCTCCATCTGGCCAGAG AGTTAGCTGCCCATGATAAAGTGGATGTCAATGTTACTTCAAATGAGGATATTTGGGCAATCAAGGTGATAAACTTACTGATGTCTGCACAAGGGTTTTTGAATGGCCAGGCCTTAGCACGTGAAGTCCCGGTTTTTGGGGCTCCATTTGGACTAGATATTTTCATCGTTGGCCTCATTGATGAGCTGAGATTTGACCTGGATCAATACACTGTGGATCTGTCAGACTTGAAGACACGGACGTCCTCTCACATGCCTTCAAGGTCACAGGAAGCGCAGCATCGCCTACAAGTGATGCTCTACAAGAAGCTGTTCGATGATTTGGTACAGGGGAAGGTGGCCAAAGATCTCATCGCTAAACACCTGAGGTTAAGACTGGATTCTCAGTTCGGGGAGGGGATAATGACACATCTGAAGAGTGCAGGTATTGAGTGTAATACTCTTAGTGAATTACTGGATTTCACATATCGAAGACTGCAgtcctgtacatgtgtgaacaaACTGTCTATTGAGTATGTTTTCCAAGACACTGGTGAAACTCTGGGCAGAAAAGAAATACTCTATGATGAAGATGATCTGAGACAGAAGTTTGTTGAAAGCATAGACTACTGGATGGGGCGACGTCCCCCAAAAGGTGTGGAGATTGAGGAAGCATGGAAGTGCCATAGATGTGAATTTGTTGATATTTGTGAATGGCATCAGAGAAAAACTGAAGAATGTGTGGAAAGAAATCGTAAAAATGCATGTGTGTGA
- the LOC135476535 gene encoding ion channel TACAN-like — protein sequence MEGSVLKTCREEWDELDKEFVQLEEDHRLYQKKLEQMITAQKKCMESIAHHRYRIKKINESLKKESRHQQSAEDKSQIKDLQQKIKERKEAFHEMEEILPHKNGPYLKIILGEVNVSLLNKADKFQYKQEYERFKLVVTYVVMILSLLVLSVSYHRWLDATLHFLLVWYYCTLTIRENILRVNGSRVKGWWVTHHFISTVCAGIILIWPEGYTYQEFRTQLIFFSLYISMVQVMQYYYQSGSLYRLRALGMRHTMDITVEGFMSWMWKGLSFLLPFLFLGYVYQLYNAYTLYHLSQHPGCKEWQVLALAGIFFILGMGNILTVGAVIRQKMKKEGISLQSLYNKYRFLADKNN from the exons ATGGAAGgttctgttttgaaaacatgcaGGGAAGAATGGGACGAATTAGACAAGGAATTTGTGCAGCTGGAG GAAGACCATCGCTTATATCAGAAAAAATTGGAGCAGATGATTACAGCCCAGAAGAAATGCATGGAAAGCATTGCCCATCATCGCTACAGGATCAAGAAAATCAACGAGTCTCTAAAAAA AGAATCAAGACATCAGCAGTCTGCTGAAGACAAGAGCCAGATTAAAGATcttcaacagaaaataaaagaGAGAAAGGAGGCATTTCATGAGATGGAGGAAATATTGCCCCATAAAAATGG ACCTTACCTGAAGATAATCCTGGGGGAAGTGAATGTATCTCTACTTAATAAAGCAGACAA ATTTCAGTACAAGCAGGAGTATGAGCGCTTCAAGCTAGTGGTGACATATGTGGTGATGATCCTGTCTCTCCTGGTCCTATCTGTCAGCTATCATAG ATGGCTGGATGCAACATTGCACTTCCTGCTGGTCTGGTACTACTGCACATTGACTATCAGGGAAAATATACTGCGTGTTAATGGCTCAAG GGTGAAAGGTTGGTGGGTAACCCACCACTTCATTTCCACTGTATGTGCTGGCATTATATTAATTTG GCCAGAAGGTTATACCTATCAAGAATTTCGTACACAGCTGatcttcttttctttatatataa GTATGGTACAAGTCATGCAGTATTATTATCAGAGTGGATCTTTATACAGACTTAGAGCTTTAGGCATGCGGCATACCATGGACATCACAGTAG AGGGCTTCATGTCATGGATGTGGAAAGGTCTCTCATTCCTTCTCCCATTTTTGTTTCTCGGATAC GTGTACCAGCTGTATAATGCCTACACACTGTATCACCTTTCCCAACATCCAGGCTGTAAGGAGTGGCAA GTTTTGGCTCTGGCAGGAATCTTCTTCATCTTGGGCATGGGCAACATACTGACTGTAGGAGCCGTAATTCGACAAAAGATGAAGAAGGAGGGCATCAGTTTACAGTCTCTCTACAATAAATACAGATTCCTTGCGGATAAAAACAACTAA